Within the Drosophila melanogaster chromosome 3R genome, the region AACGAGTAGGAAAACAAACCGCAGTGCAGTAGGGAAAGCAAAAgtcgggtttttttttttacaaaactAGGTGGGTTCTTGTATTTTTCACCAGCATTTCcacaatttccatttccacgaAGTGATTTGACATGTTGCGCTGCTAGGTCGCCGCTgcccacacacactcgcacactcgGTGGTTCACTCACTCAGCCACTCACACCCACACGGCCAGACAATCACACGCACACGGCCAGAcactcacacatacactcACACTCATACACCTTTGTGGCAGACACGCGTACTGTCTGTCTCCCTCCCCCTCGCACCCACAGTCTGGCCTCACTCGCACTTTGCAATGCAGCCCTGTCTGTGTGACTGCCTCGGTGTGCGAGCGCCTGTCCGCTTATGcctgtgtgtgtattttgtcgatttttattttatgtacaTTTGTTTACAGTTTTAGATAGATAGCGACATTTGTACAGCCGGCGGCCATCCGTCGTTGACATTTTCGCAAATTGTAAATGAAtatgcttttgcttttgcagtTGTGCCAGTGTGAGTGCGAGTACGAGTGCGAGTGCCGCCTGCGAGTCCCCtgtatgtgtacatatgtatatgtatgtattatatatgcatatacataagttcatGAACAGTCGCCGCCGTCGActtgttttgatttaatttcgCGCTAAATGCAATCGCGAACAATTTTCACTCGTATCGCCGTGTCGCTGCGTAACATGGCGGGGAATTTCGTTTGAAGCCGaaagtggcagcaacaacaaggcgACGATGGCGCCTACATCTGCATGTGGGCCAGTGACTAAGAATCCAATCCCATACCATGCCACACCATACCAACCCATCCAATTCGATACAATCAGAATCACAGTCCTCAATCCAATTCAATCCCTTTCTGGCGACGGAAATGCCGCAAATGTTTTGCACCAGCTGCTGACGCAAGCGCCAACTGCATTTGTCATAAACATGCAAAATGACAATAACAATTGTTTACTATCAGCGTGAGATAGGCGATGTGGGAAGTATATATCTGGATAGACTTGGCAGCCTTTTAGTGTCTGTTTCCCCTTTTTTGATAGCTAGCTCATTTGGGAACTCCATTTGTCCACTTTGACTAGTTTATGTCGACAGTTGGCGGATCAGTTAATATCTAGTACATGTTGAATCCCTGAAGGTAAAGGTGTTACTAGACGAACCCTCTGCTAAAGCCTTTTTCTTTTCGTCGATCGCATTCTTAGTTTAAGTATTTCAAACTCAGCATGAATATAAAGGATTCACTGTACTCCTCTTACAGGTCCCTCATTAGCTTGTCCCTAGGGTTAGTGAAACAGCCTCAACACGAATTACCTACCGTTTGTTCTTCAGCGGCGATCGACTGTGGTTGCCAGCGCCCCAGCGCCAGGATCTGCCTCTAGGATCCCGGAATCGCCCACCACCACAGGGAGCAACATCATTAACATCATCTACAGCCAATCCACCCATCCAAACAGCAGCCCCACCAGCGGCAGTGCAGAGAAATTCAGCTGGCAGCAATCCTGGCCAAGCAGGACCTCCGCGGCCCCTACACACGATTCCGGAACCATGTCAATAAACACAACTTTCGACCTCAGCTCGCCCAGCGTTACATCGGGTCATGCGCTTACGGAACAGACTCAGGTCGTAAAGGAGGGGTGGCTGATGAAGAGGGGCGAGCACATAAAGAACTGGCGCCAGCGCTACTTCGTGCTCCACTCCGATGGAAGACTGATGGGTTACCGCAGCAAGCCGGCAGATAGTGCCAGCACGCCATCGGACTTCCTGCTCAACAACTTTACGGTGCGCGGCTGCCAGATCATGACCGTCGATCGGCCCAAGCCATTCACCTTCATCATCCGCGGCCTGCAATGGACCACGGTAATCGAAAGGACATTTGCCGTCGAATCAGAATTAGAGCGCCAGCAGTGGACGGAGGCCATTCGCAACGTATCCAGCCGGCTCATAGATGTGGGTGAGGTGGCTATGACGCCATCTGAACAGACAGACATGACAGACGTGGACATGGCCACCATTGCCGAGGACGAGCTTTCCGAGCAGTTCTCCGTACAGGGAACGACTTGTAATAGCAGCGGCGTTAAGAAAGTGGTAAGTACCACTCACCTGGTCATTGACCAAGGGCGTGATCGAGCTGACTCCATCTTATCTCCTTGTAGACTTTGGAGAATTTTGAGTTCCTCAAGGTGCTCGGCAAGGGCACCTTTGGTAAGGTTATTTTGTGTCGCGAGAAGGCTACCGCCAAGCTGTACGCGATCAAAATTCTTAAAAAGGAAGTTATTATCCAAAAGGACGAGGTGGCCCATACCCTGACCGAGAGTCGTGTGCTCAAGTCCACAAATCATCCGTTCCTCATTGTAAGTATTGCTagtaatatataatttacGTTAAAAAACTAATATATGTCTTCCCTGTTTTGCAGTCACTCAAATATTCGTTTCAAACCAACGACCGCCTGTGTTTTGTGATGCAGTACGTGAACGGTGGCGAGCTCTTTTGG harbors:
- the Akt gene encoding Akt kinase, isoform C (non-AUG (ACG) translation initiation); protein product: MNYLPFVLQRRSTVVASAPAPGSASRIPESPTTTGSNIINIIYSQSTHPNSSPTSGSAEKFSWQQSWPSRTSAAPTHDSGTMSINTTFDLSSPSVTSGHALTEQTQVVKEGWLMKRGEHIKNWRQRYFVLHSDGRLMGYRSKPADSASTPSDFLLNNFTVRGCQIMTVDRPKPFTFIIRGLQWTTVIERTFAVESELERQQWTEAIRNVSSRLIDVGEVAMTPSEQTDMTDVDMATIAEDELSEQFSVQGTTCNSSGVKKVTLENFEFLKVLGKGTFGKVILCREKATAKLYAIKILKKEVIIQKDEVAHTLTESRVLKSTNHPFLISLKYSFQTNDRLCFVMQYVNGGELFWHLSHERIFTEDRTRFYGAEIISALGYLHSQGIIYRDLKLENLLLDKDGHIKVADFGLCKEDITYGRTTKTFCGTPEYLAPEVLDDNDYGQAVDWWGTGVVMYEMICGRLPFYNRDHDVLFTLILVEEVKFPRNITDEAKNLLAGLLAKDPKKRLGGGKDDVKEIQAHPFFASINWTDLVLKKIPPPFKPQVTSDTDTRYFDKEFTGESVELTPPDPTGPLGSIAEEPLFPQFSYQGDMASTLGTSSHISTSTSLASMQ
- the Akt gene encoding Akt kinase, isoform A; translation: MSINTTFDLSSPSVTSGHALTEQTQVVKEGWLMKRGEHIKNWRQRYFVLHSDGRLMGYRSKPADSASTPSDFLLNNFTVRGCQIMTVDRPKPFTFIIRGLQWTTVIERTFAVESELERQQWTEAIRNVSSRLIDVGEVAMTPSEQTDMTDVDMATIAEDELSEQFSVQGTTCNSSGVKKVTLENFEFLKVLGKGTFGKVILCREKATAKLYAIKILKKEVIIQKDEVAHTLTESRVLKSTNHPFLISLKYSFQTNDRLCFVMQYVNGGELFWHLSHERIFTEDRTRFYGAEIISALGYLHSQGIIYRDLKLENLLLDKDGHIKVADFGLCKEDITYGRTTKTFCGTPEYLAPEVLDDNDYGQAVDWWGTGVVMYEMICGRLPFYNRDHDVLFTLILVEEVKFPRNITDEAKNLLAGLLAKDPKKRLGGGKDDVKEIQAHPFFASINWTDLVLKKIPPPFKPQVTSDTDTRYFDKEFTGESVELTPPDPTGPLGSIAEEPLFPQFSYQGDMASTLGTSSHISTSTSLASMQ